The sequence below is a genomic window from Setaria italica strain Yugu1 chromosome IV, Setaria_italica_v2.0, whole genome shotgun sequence.
GTGATGAACTCGCCTCCCTGCACCAGCACCTCCTCGTGCCCCTTCACGCGCTCCTCGTCGTTCGACGGCGCGACGTAGACGATGAGCTCCGTCCACACGTCGGCCAGGAGCTTCCACACTGCTTCAGGATCAACCTCGTCCATTAGCAGCTTCCCTAGCTTTGCGCCGTTCAGTACAACTTTGCTCCCATCACTCTTGCCTGCTGCGGCTTCCGTTTTCTTGTTGTCTTGCTCGCTGTGACCTGGTGTTTCCACTTCAATGTCCCTTATCTGCACTGCTGTACTGGTTTCCTGCTGCTTGTTACTCTCATCCTCTGTACTGGTTTCCTGCTGCTTGTTACTCTCATCCTCTACGGCTTTCATCATCTTCTCGACCCTCGTGCTCTTCGATGACAGGAAGTACACTCGGCACCCGAGCATGTCCTTCAACTCCTTCTTCATTGCCTCAAAGACATCCTCCGCTTTTTCCTTGTTGTCGGGGAGTAGCTCAGGGTGGAAGGCCACCAAGTAGGCACAGTAATTGGACAGCTTAATCGCCACCATTCTTACATCTTCATTTTTATTGCTCGGAGGGGCACACTTGGCCTCCAAGATGCTGGTGGCAATGTGCAATGTGAGGATGACCTCGGCGGCGCTATCGCTCGTGCAAGCCTCCCTTAGAGCATGGTGTTGAGGAATCTTGTGCTTCTCCAATGCAGATGTGCCTTTGGTAAGGGGAGTGTTATTAGGATGGCGATCATGTTCCACAAGACAATCCATGATGGACTGCTTCAAGCTGTTGGGTACACCCTCTGTTCTTATCGCCAAGAAGAGTGGGGAAAACAATGGTAGGTGGGGTGGCCAACGGAGGTTCAACATGGAAAATTGCTTTACCCTAAGGGGGGCATGGCTCATCCTGCTCCGTAGCCACAGGAGACGGCGGAAGGCTCCACCAAAGGTGGGGCTCCGAGGCCAGTCGTATTTGGCCCTGAAGCTGCATAGCACTGAGACCATGAACCAATTGGAGAGTAGGAAAACAACGAACTCCCATATCTCCTCgtagaagaagatgatgaataGAAAGGCAGTTATAGAAAGGTCTACTAGGGAAAAGAAGGCTGGGGCCTTATTATCGAGGGCTTTGGCTAGAAGGCATCTGACTATTTTTGAAACTCCATGCTGCAAGGTGTAGTTGTCTCTACCGAGGCTTTTGAATGCATATCCAACATCTCCATTGCCGCACAGAATAATAGACATGAGGCACAGGACGGTTACGACTATGGGGAGAAGAAAGTAGTTTGCTATGAGGAAGAAGGGGCTCGCGAAGACGACAGGGATGACAGAGTGGTAATACTCACTGAGGAAGTTGACCTCATCATTCATCACTTGGAATAGTACATGTGcatcctcctttcttctttggcCGTACAAGCCATTCAAGAGGAACTTCCGGCAGTCGCGTGCCTCTTCATCGCTCATCGCCGGCTGATGCTCAAACCTTCGACGCAACAATTTGAAGAGAGCAAACGAGAGGCAGATTCTCTTGAGGTGTTGGATTTCCTTGTGCTGACTGCCTGTCTCGGGAAGCTCCCAAACTTTACCAACAGTGATGACGCCATCGTCGTTGGTCGGAAAAAAGAACTCATACCCATCTGCAGTAGCCTTCTTCACCAACTTGTTTTCTCCCATGACAATGTACTTGCACCTCTTCAACAGCTCGTCTCCGTCCTGGACAGCTTGGTGGCGCTCTGCTTGATGCTCCTCACGTTCTAGCATCTGAGCCATGTATGAGGTGAGTACAGAAGCGTTCTTGCCATGGGCATATGAACGCTTCCCCACCTCGGTGAAGACGAATCTCTGCGCCACTTTTGTGGCACAAAGGATCCAAAGGATGCTGAACACCGCCTTCCGACCAACGCTCTTGATGTTGAAGAAGACAAGGTTTCCCAGCCAAACAACGCGGCCGGCGCGCTGGATGGTGCTCGAGTGCCCGCGCATGCGGATCTCGTCCACCTTCTTGCGGAGGAGCTCCACCAGAAGCATCCATACCAGGATCAGCCCGGCCGTCAGCGAGAGATCAgccacggtggtggtggtggaggaggagctcgtcgtcgtcgtgttcCTCGCGTTCTTGGCCTCGGAGAAGAGGTAGGACATGacggggaggaagagggagagcgCCGAGGAGAGGAAGAGCCGGACTTTGGGGTCGAG
It includes:
- the LOC101771213 gene encoding uncharacterized protein LOC101771213, translating into MVLHFALKLDPREFCDPNMTMYISNLTSSYIDKSNEPTIVSSTTIMFVLAGLFFSLNLFSGISDVSAILDPKVRLFLSSALSLFLPVMSYLFSEAKNARNTTTTSSSSTTTTVADLSLTAGLILVWMLLVELLRKKVDEIRMRGHSSTIQRAGRVVWLGNLVFFNIKSVGRKAVFSILWILCATKVAQRFVFTEVGKRSYAHGKNASVLTSYMAQMLEREEHQAERHQAVQDGDELLKRCKYIVMGENKLVKKATADGYEFFFPTNDDGVITVGKVWELPETGSQHKEIQHLKRICLSFALFKLLRRRFEHQPAMSDEEARDCRKFLLNGLYGQRRKEDAHVLFQVMNDEVNFLSEYYHSVIPVVFASPFFLIANYFLLPIVVTVLCLMSIILCGNGDVGYAFKSLGRDNYTLQHGVSKIVRCLLAKALDNKAPAFFSLVDLSITAFLFIIFFYEEIWEFVVFLLSNWFMVSVLCSFRAKYDWPRSPTFGGAFRRLLWLRSRMSHAPLRVKQFSMLNLRWPPHLPLFSPLFLAIRTEGVPNSLKQSIMDCLVEHDRHPNNTPLTKGTSALEKHKIPQHHALREACTSDSAAEVILTLHIATSILEAKCAPPSNKNEDVRMVAIKLSNYCAYLVAFHPELLPDNKEKAEDVFEAMKKELKDMLGCRVYFLSSKSTRVEKMMKAVEDESNKQQETSTEDESNKQQETSTAVQIRDIEVETPGHSEQDNKKTEAAAGKSDGSKVVLNGAKLGKLLMDEVDPEAVWKLLADVWTELIVYVAPSNDEERVKGHEEVLVQGGEFITVLWALTTHIGVARPPPQTKQSTPGP